The following proteins are encoded in a genomic region of Ictalurus punctatus breed USDA103 chromosome 15, Coco_2.0, whole genome shotgun sequence:
- the LOC108276475 gene encoding uncharacterized protein LOC108276475, with the protein MKILLLVTLYLFSGPVDCTDVTGFSGGSVIIISDLQWNSNHTKYICKMSQTDCVDIIRFHSQSIHVQYKRFLLYRNTGGSFLVLIRKLKPQDAGTYRIGVEDQSNSTVNLKVRNDASYGAPKIMNANLGQNITITCNYPGEYAKNNKYVITLDDEAYVKAIIDTQTIDENGRFSISDDRSAKVLSVSLSDVKEADGIFYLFGVWNGGGSIRYYSYFAEIQLHVTGSYTTASPAPRENPSGAVYSSSSAIIGVCVFVALLLIGGFALMIIYKLRHRRTHGNTSFSSFVQEETE; encoded by the exons ATGAAGATCCTCCTCCTTGTCACGCTCTACCTTTTCTCAG gtccAGTAGACTGCACTGATGTGACTGGCTTCTCAGGAGGAAGCGTCATTATAATCTCTGATCTACAATGGAATTCAAACCATactaaatatatttgtaaaatgtcACAAACTGATTGCGTTGATATCATACGTTTCCACAGCCAAAGTATCCATGTTCAGTACAAAAGATTCTTGCTGTATAGAAACACAGGAGGTTCTTTCTTAGTGCTGATCAGAAAGCTGAAGCCACAGGATGCTGGAACGTACAGAATTGGAGTGGAAGATCAGAGCAACTCCACCGTGAACCTTAAAGTTCGTAATG ATGCATCTTATGGGGCGCCAAAAATAATGAATGCTAATCTTGGGCAGAATATAACTATCACCTGTAACTATCCAGGGgagtatgcaaaaaacaacaagtaTGTCATCACACTGGATGATGAGGCTTATGTCAAAGCCATTATTGACACTCAAACAATAGATGAGAACGGCAGATTCTCCATTTCTGATGACAGAAGTGCTAAAGTTCTCAGTGTGAGCCTCAGCGATGTGAAAGAAGCTgatggaatattttatttatttggagtgtGGAATGGAGGAGGGTCAATCAGGTATTACTCCTACTTTGCAGAGATTCAGCTGCATGTAACAG GATCCTATACAACAGCATCACCAGCACCGCGAGAAAACCCATCTGGTGCAGTATATTCCA GTTCCTCTGCCATCATCGGTGTTTGTGTCTTTGTGGCTCTGCTGCTGATTGGAGGATTTGCACTGATGATCATCTACAAACTGAGACACAGGAGAACACATGGCAATACAAG TTTCAGCTCGTTTGTCCAAGAGGAAACAGAATAA